In Daucus carota subsp. sativus chromosome 4, DH1 v3.0, whole genome shotgun sequence, one DNA window encodes the following:
- the LOC108218793 gene encoding ADP,ATP carrier protein ER-ANT1, which yields MKPQSERFSVDFMMGGMAAIVSKSAAAPIERVKLLLQNQGELLKRGQLKRPYTGIGDCFGRILRDEGVLSFWRGHQANVIRYFPTQSFNFAFKGYFKGLFGCSKEKDGYLKWFAGNIASGSAAGATTSLFLYHLDYARTRLGTDSKWCPVNGQRQYKGLTDVYRQTWASDGIKGLYRGFGASIVGITLYRGMYFGLYDTMKPVVLVGQLQDNFFASFLLGWSITTVSGVCAYPFDTVRRRMMLTSGQPIKYRNPLHAFREIVRLEGFSALFRGVSANMLLGVAGAGVLAGYDQLARIVYRKGERTEPQRV from the exons ATGAAGCCGCAGTCAGAAAGATTCTCGGTTGATTTTATGATGGGAGGGATGGCAGCTATTGTATCAAAGAGCGCAGCTGCCCCCATCGAGAGAGTAAAACTTTTGTTGCAAAATCAAGGCGAATTGTTGAAAAGGGGACAGCTTAAGAGACCCTATACGGGTATTGGTGACTGCTTTGGAAGGATCTTGAGAGATGAGGGTGTATTGTCTTTCTGGAGAGGTCACCAGGCAAATGTCATACGCTATTTTCCGACTCAG TCCTTCAACTTCGCTTTCAAAGGCTACTTCAAGGGCTTATTTGGATGCTCAAAAGAGAAGGATGGGTACTTGAAGTGGTTTGCTGGAAATATTGCTTCAGGAAGTGCTGCTGGTGCCACCACATCATTGTTTCTATATCACCTTGATTATGCACGCACTCGTTTAGGAACTGATTCAAAATGGTGTCCAGTTAACGGGCAGCGTCAATACAAAGGATTGACTGATGTTTATCGTCAAACATGGGCAAGTGATGGCATCAAGGGCCTATATCGAGGATTCGGAGCATCAATTGTAGGAATCACTCTGTACAGAGGCATGTACTTTGGGCTATACGACACCATGAAACCTGTTGTTTTAGTTGGACAATTGCAG GATAATTTCTTTGCAAGTTTTTTGCTAGGATGGAGCATAACAACAGTTTCTGGGGTCTGTGCATACCCCTTTGACACAGTGCGGCGCAGAATGATGCTAACCTCTGGTCAACCAATAAAGTACCGTAATCCCTTACATGCATTTCGAGAGATTGTTCGCCTTGAAGGTTTCAGTGCACTATTTCGTGGAGTGAGTGCAAACATGCTTCTTGGTGTAGCAGGGGCCGGGGTCCTTGCAGGATATGATCAACTTGCACGAATAGTTTACAGAAAAGGTGAGCGTACTGAACCACAAAGAGTTTAA
- the LOC108219146 gene encoding aspartokinase 2, chloroplastic isoform X1, translating into MATAMHLCGIKSPSSALSMRALKSQPMLPKHRLNFAASVGSIVGSCTAPKSLCGKRVLSICCEGGNIDVLHRSETENQSLKGVSSELTCVMKFGGSSLASAERMREVAELILSFPEERPVIVLSAMGKTTNNLLLAGEKAVSCGVSNVTDIDELTTLKELHLRTVVELGIERSTILSHLEELEQLLSGIAMMKELTPRTRDFLVSFGECMSTRIFSAYLNKIGVKARQYDAFAIGFITNDDFTNADILEATYPAVAKRLHGDWIADPAIPVVTGFLGKGWKSCAVTTLGRGGSDLTATTIGKALGLREIQVWKDVDGVLTCDPNIYQHAEPVPYLTFDEAAELAYFGAQVLHPQSMRPAREGDVPVRVKNSYNRNAPGTLITRERDMRKALLTSIVLKRNVTMLDIVSTRMLGQFGFLAKVFSIFEDLGISVDVVATSEVSISLTLDPSKLWSRELIQQASELDHVVEELEKIAVVNLLQHRSIISLIGNVQRSSLILEKAFHVLHANGVNVQMISQGASKVNISLIVNDSESEQCVRALHYAFFESDISEMVDRGASGNGSSTGH; encoded by the exons ATGGCGACTGCAATGCATTTATGTGGAATTAAGTCACCATCATCTGCATTATCAATGAGAGCTCTGAAGAGCCAACCTATGTTGCCAAAACATAGACTTAATTTTGCTGCATCTGTGGGCTCCATCGTTGGATCGTGCACAGCTCCAAAGAGTTTATGTGGAAAAAGAGTTTTAAGTATCTGCTGTGAGGGAGGAAATATAGATGTGCTCCACAGGAGTGAGACAGAAAATCAAAGTCTCAAAGGAGTATCTAGTGAACTAACATGTGTGATGAAATTTGGTGGATCATCACTGGCCTCGGCGGAGAGGATGAGGGAAGTAGCTGAACTTATCCttagctttccagaagaaaggcCTGTAATAGTTCTTTCTGCTATGGGAAAGACAACTAACAATCTTTTACTG GCCGGAGAAAAGGCTGTCAGTTGCGGCGTGTCTAATGTCACTGATATTGATGAGCTGACCACTCTGAAAGAATTACATTTGAG GACTGTTGTTGAGCTTGGAATAGAAAGATCCACCATTTTAT CACATCTAGAGGAATTGGAACAACTTCTGAGTGGGATTGCTATGATGAAAGAGTTAACGCCCCGCACAAGAGACTTTTTAGTATCATTTGGGGAATGCATGTCCACAAGAATATTTTCCGCATATTTGAACAAGATTGGTGTTAAAGCCCGCCAA TATGATGCATTTGCAATTGGTTTTATTACGAACGATGATTTTACAAATGCGGATATTTTGGAAGCAACTTATCCAGCTGTTGCGAAGAGATTACACGGTGATTGGATTGCTGATCCTGCTATTCCTGTTGTCACTGGCTTTCTTGGAAAG GGGTGGAAGTCCTGTGCAGTGACTACCTTAGGTAGAGGTGGTAGTGATTTGACGGCGACAACCATTGGCAAAGCATTGGGGTTGCGAGAAATTCAG GTCTGGAAAGATGTTGACGGTGTTTTAACCTGTGATCCTAATATATATCAACACGCAGAGCCAGTGCCATATTTGACTTTTGATGAGGCTGCTGAACTTGCTTATTTTGGAGCTCAG GTTCTGCACCCCCAATCTATGAGGCCTGCTCGAGAGGGAGATGTTCCTGTGAGGGTGAAGAATTCCTACAACCGTAATGCTCCAGGAACCTTgataactagagaaagagacatgaGAAAA GCATTGCTAACTAGCATCGTTTTGAAAAGGAATGTAACAATGTTGGATATTGTTAGCACTCGCATGCTTGGTCAGTTTGGTTTCCTTGCTAAG GTATTCTCTATCTTTGAAGATTTGGGCATTTCTGTGGATGTCGTAGCTACAAGTGAAGTTAGTATTTCTTTGACACTGGATCCATCAAAGCTTTGGAGCAGGGAATTAATTCAGCAGGCAAGC GAACTCGATCATGTTGTAGAAGAACTAGAGAAAATTGCGGTGGTGAATCTCCTTCAACACAGATCTATCATCTCACTCATTGGGAATGTTCAAAGGTCTTCACTGATACTGGAGAAG GCATTTCATGTTCTTCATGCCAATGGAGTCAATGTTCAGATGATCTCTCAAGGCGCATCTAAG GTGAATATATCATTGATCGTAAACGATAGTGAATCAGAACAATGTGTGAGGGCACTCCACTATGCCTTCTTTGAGAGTGATATATCTGAAATGGTAGACAGAGGTGCATCTGGGAATGGTTCATCAACTGGTCATTGA
- the LOC108219146 gene encoding aspartokinase 2, chloroplastic isoform X2 has product MATAMHLCGIKSPSSALSMRALKSQPMLPKHRLNFAASVGSIVGSCTAPKSLCGKRVLSICCEGGNIDVLHRSETENQSLKGVSSELTCVMKFGGSSLASAERMREVAELILSFPEERPVIVLSAMGKTTNNLLLAGEKAVSCGVSNVTDIDELTTLKELHLRTVVELGIERSTILSHLEELEQLLSGIAMMKELTPRTRDFLVSFGECMSTRIFSAYLNKIGVKARQYDAFAIGFITNDDFTNADILEATYPAVAKRLHGDWIADPAIPVVTGFLGKGWKSCAVTTLGRGGSDLTATTIGKALGLREIQVWKDVDGVLTCDPNIYQHAEPVPYLTFDEAAELAYFGAQVLHPQSMRPAREGDVPVRVKNSYNRNAPGTLITRERDMRKALLTSIVLKRNVTMLDIVSTRMLGQFGFLAKVFSIFEDLGISVDVVATSEVSISLTLDPSKLWSRELIQQELDHVVEELEKIAVVNLLQHRSIISLIGNVQRSSLILEKAFHVLHANGVNVQMISQGASKVNISLIVNDSESEQCVRALHYAFFESDISEMVDRGASGNGSSTGH; this is encoded by the exons ATGGCGACTGCAATGCATTTATGTGGAATTAAGTCACCATCATCTGCATTATCAATGAGAGCTCTGAAGAGCCAACCTATGTTGCCAAAACATAGACTTAATTTTGCTGCATCTGTGGGCTCCATCGTTGGATCGTGCACAGCTCCAAAGAGTTTATGTGGAAAAAGAGTTTTAAGTATCTGCTGTGAGGGAGGAAATATAGATGTGCTCCACAGGAGTGAGACAGAAAATCAAAGTCTCAAAGGAGTATCTAGTGAACTAACATGTGTGATGAAATTTGGTGGATCATCACTGGCCTCGGCGGAGAGGATGAGGGAAGTAGCTGAACTTATCCttagctttccagaagaaaggcCTGTAATAGTTCTTTCTGCTATGGGAAAGACAACTAACAATCTTTTACTG GCCGGAGAAAAGGCTGTCAGTTGCGGCGTGTCTAATGTCACTGATATTGATGAGCTGACCACTCTGAAAGAATTACATTTGAG GACTGTTGTTGAGCTTGGAATAGAAAGATCCACCATTTTAT CACATCTAGAGGAATTGGAACAACTTCTGAGTGGGATTGCTATGATGAAAGAGTTAACGCCCCGCACAAGAGACTTTTTAGTATCATTTGGGGAATGCATGTCCACAAGAATATTTTCCGCATATTTGAACAAGATTGGTGTTAAAGCCCGCCAA TATGATGCATTTGCAATTGGTTTTATTACGAACGATGATTTTACAAATGCGGATATTTTGGAAGCAACTTATCCAGCTGTTGCGAAGAGATTACACGGTGATTGGATTGCTGATCCTGCTATTCCTGTTGTCACTGGCTTTCTTGGAAAG GGGTGGAAGTCCTGTGCAGTGACTACCTTAGGTAGAGGTGGTAGTGATTTGACGGCGACAACCATTGGCAAAGCATTGGGGTTGCGAGAAATTCAG GTCTGGAAAGATGTTGACGGTGTTTTAACCTGTGATCCTAATATATATCAACACGCAGAGCCAGTGCCATATTTGACTTTTGATGAGGCTGCTGAACTTGCTTATTTTGGAGCTCAG GTTCTGCACCCCCAATCTATGAGGCCTGCTCGAGAGGGAGATGTTCCTGTGAGGGTGAAGAATTCCTACAACCGTAATGCTCCAGGAACCTTgataactagagaaagagacatgaGAAAA GCATTGCTAACTAGCATCGTTTTGAAAAGGAATGTAACAATGTTGGATATTGTTAGCACTCGCATGCTTGGTCAGTTTGGTTTCCTTGCTAAG GTATTCTCTATCTTTGAAGATTTGGGCATTTCTGTGGATGTCGTAGCTACAAGTGAAGTTAGTATTTCTTTGACACTGGATCCATCAAAGCTTTGGAGCAGGGAATTAATTCAGCAG GAACTCGATCATGTTGTAGAAGAACTAGAGAAAATTGCGGTGGTGAATCTCCTTCAACACAGATCTATCATCTCACTCATTGGGAATGTTCAAAGGTCTTCACTGATACTGGAGAAG GCATTTCATGTTCTTCATGCCAATGGAGTCAATGTTCAGATGATCTCTCAAGGCGCATCTAAG GTGAATATATCATTGATCGTAAACGATAGTGAATCAGAACAATGTGTGAGGGCACTCCACTATGCCTTCTTTGAGAGTGATATATCTGAAATGGTAGACAGAGGTGCATCTGGGAATGGTTCATCAACTGGTCATTGA
- the LOC108216693 gene encoding uncharacterized protein LOC108216693 yields MSERPVPRRESPWGTPEGEHRQPKAHRCNDRAEDVIQACFEGNPFKTVPGPFKLFYRCMRSKPGEEPTEPFSYLQLDPPKREVKLE; encoded by the exons ATGAGCGAGAGGCCGGTGCCGAGGAGAGAGAGCCCGTGGGGTACGCCGGAGGGAGAGCACCGGCAACCCAAAGCTCACCGCTGCAATGATCGCGCTGAAGATGTTATTCAG GCTTGCTTTGAAGGTAACCCATTTAAGACAGTTCCAGGCCCTTTTAAGCTCTTCTACCGCTGCATGCGCTCAAAACCTGG GGAAGAGCCAACTGAGCCATTCTCTTATTTGCAATTAGACCCCCCAAAGCGGGAAGTAAAACTCGAGTAA
- the LOC108216385 gene encoding uncharacterized protein LOC108216385, with protein MACTVDLRFLDEGFGGKTAKRKRAEQEHNNHLLHLSQQNLNEDVSMEIDLTEPPPAAKRQAVPSSDDPNKPVFGNPTYDGVIAGKVSGRRWKQVRTHRSSATKVSHKGTTFEQRAKQKEIKKAYMEKKNELKEEIRKHKAEKRKHKEEKDKKKQENILRTGSKLQIISNPKTLKKIQKSKQRKLLKVVPDHLVKKSN; from the coding sequence ATGGCTTGCACAGTCGATCTCAGATTCCTCGATGAAGGCTTCGGCGGCAAAACCGCCAAGCGAAAGCGAGCAGAGCAAGagcacaacaatcacctcctccACCTCTCGCAGCAGAACCTAAACGAAGACGTTTCAATGGAGATCGACCTCACCGAGCCTCCTCCGGCGGCGAAGCGCCAAGCAGTGCCTTCCTCCGACGATCCTAACAAGCCTGTGTTCGGCAATCCAACCTACGACGGCGTTATCGCCGGAAAAGTTTCCGGCCGGAGGTGGAAGCAGGTGCGGACTCACCGGTCGTCGGCGACAAAGGTGAGCCACAAAGGAACGACGTTCGAGCAACGAGCGAAGCAGAAGGAGATAAAGAAGGCGTATATGGAGAAGAAGAATGAGTTGAAGGAGGAGATTAGGAAGCATAAGGCGGAGAAGAGGAAGCATAAGGAGGAGAAAGATAAGAAGAAGCAGGAGAATATTTTGCGCACAGGCTCTAAACTTCAGATTATTAGCAATCCTAAGACGCTTAAGAAGATCCAGAAGTCTAAGCAGAGGAAGTTGCTAAAAGTGGTACCTGATCATTTGGTTAAGAAGTCTAATTGA